CTCGCCGGCCGGCGGATGTTCGAGCCGGGCACGCTGAAGAAGGGCTCGCTGCTGGCGGTGCTGCTGTTCCTGTGTTTCGCGCTCCAGACGGTGGGGCTCACGGACACCACGCCGTCGCGCGCGGCGTTCCTCACCGGGCTCAACGTCCTCTTCGTGCCGCTGCTGTCGGTGGTGCTCCTGCGGCGCCTGCCGCGGTGGGGCACCACGGTGGGGGTGGTGCTGGCGGCGGTGGGCCTGTATGCGCTGACGCGGCCCACGGAGGCATTGGCGAGGCCAGGGGCCGTGGGCGGCCTGTCGCTGGGCGACTGGCTGTCCGTCGGGTGCGCGGTGACGTACGCGGGGCACATCCTGCTCACGGAGCGCTTCGCGTCGCGCGACGGCGTCCGGGGGCTGGTGGCGGTGCAGCTGGCCGGGGTGGCGCTGCTGTCCGCGCTGTGCCTGCCGTTCGTGGAGCGGAAGCTGGAGTGGACGCCGCCGCTCTGGGGCGCGGTGCTGGTGTGCGGCGTGTTCGCGAGCGCGCTCGCCATTGGCATCCAGACGTGGGGCCAGGCGCGCACCACGGCGGTGCGCGCGGCGCTCATCTTCGCGCTGGAGCCGGTGTTCGCCTCCGTCTACTCCGTGGCGGTGGGCCGCGAGGTGCTGGGCGCGCGCGAGTGGGGCGGGGGCGCGCTCATCCTCGTGGGCGTGCTGTTCTCCGAGCTGGGGCCCGTGGTGTGGGACGGGTGGCGGTCGCGGGTCCGCACGCCCGCCGCCTGAGCATCCGGCGCGGGGCCCGTGGCCGTCGCGGCCGGGGCGTGGAGGGCCGGGGCGCGCTATAGACAGCCCCCATCCCATGAGCGTGGAGCTGAGACGAAACGGGCTGCACCTGACGGGCACGCCCCTGGCGCTGGACGCGAAGCGCAAGTCGCCGCTGTCCTTCGTCAGCCATGGGCACTCGGACCACATCGCCCGGCACGAGAGCACCATCGCGACCGCGGCCACGCTGCGCTTCATGGCCCACCGGCTGGGGCCGGTGTCGGCGCCGCTGTCGGTGCCCTTCCTGCGGCCGTTCGAGCTGGGGCCGCTGCTGCTGGAGCTCCTGCCCGCGGGGCACATCCTGGGCAGCGCGCA
This Corallococcus silvisoli DNA region includes the following protein-coding sequences:
- a CDS encoding DMT family transporter: MKQGREGARWQADGALVLLCVFWGATFVVVKDALSFADPFTFLTLRFAVGAAVLAPLAGRRMFEPGTLKKGSLLAVLLFLCFALQTVGLTDTTPSRAAFLTGLNVLFVPLLSVVLLRRLPRWGTTVGVVLAAVGLYALTRPTEALARPGAVGGLSLGDWLSVGCAVTYAGHILLTERFASRDGVRGLVAVQLAGVALLSALCLPFVERKLEWTPPLWGAVLVCGVFASALAIGIQTWGQARTTAVRAALIFALEPVFASVYSVAVGREVLGAREWGGGALILVGVLFSELGPVVWDGWRSRVRTPAA